A region of Mesorhizobium sp. M3A.F.Ca.ET.080.04.2.1 DNA encodes the following proteins:
- a CDS encoding LysR family transcriptional regulator, with the protein MPRPYDLSSVTALICFEAAARNGSFKKAARELNVTPAAVSHQIKALENDLKCDLFLRRSRGVDLTEKGAFLFVALQRGFEAISEAVTQIRDRPETVDVTIRTTTAVSSLWLTPKISAFWKSHPSVTVAQIVSDVPGAATRCDLSIQYGIPQEDGDECRELFRDQIVALGTPRFASEHDISSVEDLLKVPLIHMNNEETDWTNWNDWFQALGQGNPKGRRFSVNNYMIALQAAQDDVGAVLGWDGLVESLMRERRLVKLVPDAMPSPMAFYLKIRPKAGAKVRLFAKWLAESS; encoded by the coding sequence ATGCCAAGACCCTATGATCTTTCCTCGGTGACAGCTCTCATCTGTTTCGAGGCGGCAGCGCGAAACGGGAGCTTCAAGAAGGCTGCTCGGGAGTTGAACGTCACACCCGCGGCGGTCAGCCACCAGATCAAGGCGCTCGAGAACGACCTGAAATGCGACCTGTTCCTGCGTAGAAGCCGGGGTGTCGATCTGACGGAAAAGGGCGCATTTTTGTTCGTTGCCCTTCAGCGCGGATTCGAGGCGATCTCGGAAGCCGTCACCCAGATACGCGATCGGCCGGAAACCGTCGACGTGACAATCCGAACCACCACGGCAGTCAGCTCATTGTGGCTCACGCCAAAAATTTCAGCATTCTGGAAAAGCCACCCCAGCGTTACCGTTGCGCAAATCGTCAGCGACGTACCCGGGGCGGCCACTCGGTGCGACCTGAGCATTCAATACGGAATTCCACAGGAAGATGGCGATGAGTGCCGCGAACTGTTCCGGGATCAGATCGTCGCTCTTGGAACTCCAAGATTTGCCTCGGAGCACGATATTTCCAGTGTTGAAGACCTGTTAAAGGTTCCCTTGATCCATATGAACAACGAGGAGACCGATTGGACCAACTGGAACGATTGGTTTCAAGCGCTTGGACAAGGCAATCCCAAGGGTCGGAGATTCTCCGTCAACAACTATATGATTGCGCTGCAGGCGGCTCAGGACGATGTCGGAGCGGTCCTTGGCTGGGACGGGCTGGTCGAGAGCCTGATGCGCGAGCGACGGCTGGTCAAGCTTGTGCCCGATGCAATGCCGTCACCCATGGCGTTCTATTTGAAGATTCGCCCGAAGGCCGGGGCCAAAGTACGGCTTTTTGCCAAATGGCTCGCCGAAAGTTCTTGA
- a CDS encoding 2-oxoglutarate and iron-dependent oxygenase domain-containing protein, protein MSVDLVAKLDDKLRAKRESFDKIPVVDIAPLLDGSDKQAVAKQIRWALSNTGFMYVKNHGIARDFVDSVFDVSRRFFELPMSEKMDLHVSQSDVALRGYIEPFGENTDPGKTKDLKECFDIGPERPTLEGPFFGANQWPSGFPEFRELTYGYHQKMVDLAKKLLKGIALSLDLAEDHFEGLMHNPISIQRLLHYPPQTGHIGENIIGIGAHTDYGNLTILAQDDVGGLQVMNRDGDWVEGTPIPGTFVINIGDLIQRLTNDVYLANMHRVVNTSGRERYSIPFFIDADFEATIEPLASCVTVANPLRYKPVTCGQHKFGRFAASYAHLAKVNEQRVAS, encoded by the coding sequence ATGTCCGTTGATCTGGTAGCCAAGCTTGACGACAAGCTGCGTGCAAAGCGCGAAAGCTTTGACAAGATCCCCGTGGTCGACATCGCGCCGCTTCTCGACGGCAGCGACAAGCAGGCGGTGGCCAAGCAGATCCGTTGGGCGCTGTCGAACACTGGATTCATGTATGTGAAGAACCACGGCATCGCGCGGGACTTCGTCGATTCCGTGTTTGACGTCAGTCGCCGGTTCTTCGAATTGCCCATGTCGGAAAAAATGGATTTGCACGTAAGCCAATCCGACGTGGCGCTGCGCGGATATATCGAGCCATTCGGAGAAAACACCGACCCAGGCAAGACGAAAGACCTGAAAGAGTGCTTTGACATTGGCCCCGAGCGGCCAACCCTGGAAGGGCCTTTCTTCGGCGCTAACCAGTGGCCATCAGGCTTCCCTGAGTTTCGCGAACTGACCTACGGCTATCACCAGAAGATGGTGGACCTGGCAAAGAAGCTGTTGAAGGGCATAGCGCTTAGCCTGGACCTTGCCGAAGATCACTTCGAGGGCTTGATGCACAATCCCATCAGCATTCAGCGCTTGCTTCATTACCCTCCGCAGACCGGCCATATAGGCGAAAACATCATCGGTATCGGAGCGCACACGGATTACGGCAACCTGACCATCCTGGCGCAGGACGACGTCGGCGGTCTCCAGGTGATGAACCGTGATGGTGACTGGGTCGAGGGCACGCCAATTCCCGGGACCTTCGTCATCAACATTGGCGATCTTATTCAGCGGCTGACCAATGATGTCTACCTCGCGAACATGCATCGCGTCGTGAATACCTCTGGGCGGGAGCGGTATTCGATCCCGTTCTTTATCGATGCAGACTTTGAAGCAACCATCGAGCCCCTGGCTTCTTGCGTCACCGTAGCCAACCCGCTCCGCTACAAGCCGGTGACATGCGGGCAGCATAAATTTGGGCGCTTTGCGGCCAGCTATGCCCACTTGGCAAAGGTGAATGAGCAACGGGTGGCAAGCTGA
- a CDS encoding GntR family transcriptional regulator has product MEMDEGSPLSSDRKATMNHVLRRRILTMRLAPGAVVDEVALSEEFGLSRPPVRELMRQMAGEGYIELEANRPARVASMSYQSLRDFFLVAPMIYVATTKLAAENARPSEIEALKLTQSRFKEAIRQSDIDGRVFLNDEFHLSIGKMAHNPYLLPSLRRLLIDHGRIAKIFYRPNNAEMQGDLDTASNQHDEIIEAIESRNGERAAEITRAHLDLSRKNIAMYATPEGMDMHLGGAVT; this is encoded by the coding sequence ATGGAGATGGATGAAGGCAGTCCTCTGTCGTCCGACCGCAAGGCGACGATGAACCATGTGCTGCGCCGACGGATTCTGACGATGCGACTGGCGCCCGGAGCCGTGGTCGACGAGGTTGCGCTGAGCGAGGAGTTTGGCTTGTCGCGGCCGCCGGTTCGCGAGCTCATGCGGCAGATGGCCGGGGAAGGCTACATCGAGCTCGAGGCAAATCGGCCCGCCCGCGTCGCGTCGATGAGCTATCAGTCGCTGCGGGATTTCTTCCTAGTCGCGCCAATGATCTATGTCGCGACGACAAAGCTTGCCGCAGAGAACGCCAGGCCGTCCGAGATCGAGGCTTTGAAGCTTACCCAAAGCCGTTTCAAAGAGGCGATCAGGCAAAGCGACATCGATGGCCGTGTTTTCCTCAATGACGAGTTTCATTTGAGCATCGGCAAGATGGCGCACAATCCCTACCTGCTGCCCAGCTTGCGTCGCCTGCTGATCGATCATGGGCGTATCGCGAAAATCTTCTATCGCCCTAACAACGCGGAAATGCAGGGAGACCTCGACACCGCATCGAACCAGCATGATGAAATCATCGAGGCGATAGAATCTCGAAATGGCGAGCGAGCTGCTGAAATAACTCGCGCTCACCTCGATCTGTCGCGAAAGAACATTGCCATGTACGCGACCCCAGAAGGAATGGATATGCATCTGGGTGGGGCGGTCACATGA
- a CDS encoding dihydrodipicolinate synthase family protein: MSDFLFAGLNLAITTPFDAQGRIDFQRLERNIERYIAAGVRGFVLSSGTGMHVYLPKEESRSLVERGAKFINGRAKIIAQTSALLAEDVVEQTRHAAGSGADGVMVLPPFFEGPTDDQGIVDFYSEVADGGLPIIGYNVPQAVGVAITPSLLKELCAIPGFCAVKDSSGDLGRQAALIRTGLPVMNGADNLVAYALYAGCSGLIWGGANFAPRTTVALVEAAGARNWDKAREIWRSLEPVMSLLWEGDYVQSVYAAAELTGYGAGIPRKPLRALPSDKVAALRQALGNLIEREAA, from the coding sequence ATGTCCGATTTTCTTTTTGCAGGCCTGAACCTGGCCATCACCACACCGTTCGACGCCCAAGGCCGTATCGACTTCCAACGGCTCGAACGAAACATCGAACGCTACATCGCGGCCGGAGTACGGGGGTTCGTCCTGAGCTCCGGAACCGGCATGCATGTCTATCTGCCGAAAGAGGAATCGAGGTCCCTGGTCGAGCGGGGCGCGAAGTTCATCAACGGCCGCGCCAAGATCATCGCCCAGACTTCGGCGCTGCTGGCGGAAGATGTCGTGGAGCAGACCCGGCACGCGGCAGGCAGCGGCGCGGACGGCGTGATGGTGCTCCCGCCATTCTTCGAGGGGCCTACGGACGATCAGGGTATCGTGGACTTCTACTCGGAAGTCGCCGATGGCGGACTTCCAATCATCGGCTACAACGTGCCTCAGGCGGTGGGCGTCGCGATCACCCCGTCGCTGCTCAAGGAACTTTGCGCCATCCCCGGCTTCTGCGCGGTGAAGGACAGCAGCGGCGATCTCGGCAGGCAGGCCGCGCTGATCCGCACCGGGCTTCCGGTCATGAATGGCGCGGACAACCTGGTCGCCTATGCGCTCTATGCGGGATGCAGCGGCCTCATCTGGGGCGGAGCGAATTTTGCCCCCAGGACGACCGTAGCCTTGGTTGAAGCGGCCGGCGCCAGAAATTGGGACAAGGCCCGCGAGATCTGGAGGTCGCTCGAGCCCGTCATGTCGCTTCTGTGGGAAGGCGACTACGTGCAGTCGGTTTACGCCGCGGCCGAACTGACCGGCTATGGCGCGGGGATTCCCCGCAAGCCGTTGCGGGCGCTCCCGTCCGACAAAGTGGCGGCTCTGCGACAGGCGCTCGGCAATCTTATCGAGAGGGAAGCGGCCTGA
- a CDS encoding FAD-binding oxidoreductase — protein MLPPRIERPQLEGALTVDFVVIGAGFAGLSAARRLSQLDPGLKVAVLEAGVVGEGPAGRNSGFIIDLPHEVSSDDFSGDSSKKSKQDIAIYRRAISLGKELAEEQGWDREIFDPCGRYSMATTAEGDRHLVAYSEQLRLLGEDHQFLGAAETAAVTGTETFTSAIFTPGTVIVQPAAYVRAIADSFRGPVKVFERTPAISFEQSGAGWLVKTPKGSVRAAKIILANNGHAQGFGFFRRQLLHVYTYASLTREFDPRRLAGERKWAATPALPMGTTVRRINTQGGDRILVRSRYSYHPGLNAGDREVASAGILHERKFAARFPALKDVGMEHRWGGAMALTWNSVPAFGEVEQGVFAACGCNGLGASKATASGIAAAEVATGVQTDLTRIFASFPPPRMLPPQPITTLGAKVQMAVREWRAGLE, from the coding sequence ATGCTGCCTCCGCGTATCGAGCGACCGCAGCTCGAAGGTGCGCTGACGGTTGATTTCGTGGTTATCGGAGCCGGCTTCGCCGGGCTATCCGCGGCGCGCCGGCTTTCCCAGCTCGATCCCGGGCTGAAGGTCGCGGTGCTGGAGGCAGGTGTCGTCGGCGAGGGCCCCGCGGGCCGCAACTCCGGCTTCATCATCGACTTGCCGCACGAGGTTTCGTCCGACGACTTCAGCGGCGACTCGTCCAAAAAGAGCAAGCAAGACATTGCCATCTATCGGCGAGCGATTTCGCTGGGCAAGGAACTCGCGGAGGAGCAGGGCTGGGATCGCGAAATCTTCGACCCCTGCGGCCGCTACAGCATGGCGACAACTGCAGAAGGCGACCGCCACCTGGTGGCTTATTCTGAACAGCTAAGACTGCTGGGAGAGGACCATCAATTCCTAGGCGCGGCCGAAACTGCCGCAGTGACGGGCACTGAGACATTCACGTCGGCGATATTCACGCCAGGCACGGTGATCGTTCAGCCAGCCGCTTATGTCAGGGCCATTGCCGACTCGTTCAGGGGGCCTGTGAAGGTCTTTGAACGCACCCCTGCCATTTCCTTCGAACAAAGCGGTGCGGGATGGCTGGTCAAGACGCCGAAGGGGTCCGTCCGCGCGGCCAAGATCATCCTGGCGAACAACGGTCATGCGCAGGGCTTCGGCTTCTTCCGGCGGCAGCTCCTGCACGTCTATACCTATGCATCGCTGACCAGGGAATTCGACCCGAGGCGACTGGCGGGAGAGAGGAAATGGGCCGCGACGCCCGCCCTCCCGATGGGCACGACCGTTCGCCGGATCAACACCCAGGGCGGCGACCGCATTCTGGTTCGATCGCGCTATTCGTACCATCCGGGCCTGAACGCCGGAGATCGCGAAGTCGCAAGCGCCGGCATTCTGCATGAGCGCAAGTTTGCGGCGCGGTTTCCGGCGTTGAAGGACGTTGGCATGGAGCACCGCTGGGGCGGTGCCATGGCGCTGACGTGGAACAGCGTGCCCGCATTCGGCGAGGTCGAGCAGGGGGTTTTCGCCGCCTGCGGCTGCAATGGACTTGGCGCTTCGAAGGCTACCGCATCCGGGATAGCGGCCGCCGAGGTCGCGACAGGCGTCCAGACCGACCTGACCCGCATTTTCGCCAGCTTTCCGCCGCCGCGGATGCTGCCACCTCAACCAATCACGACGCTCGGCGCAAAGGTCCAGATGGCGGTTCGTGAATGGAGGGCGGGCCTGGAGTGA
- a CDS encoding glycine betaine ABC transporter substrate-binding protein — translation MRRVLFSAVALGGLLCGGAAQAACGDITLAVFSWQSAEAMSNVDKLILTNGYGCNATTVAGDTVPTITAMVEKGQPDISPESTPSLLGDVYTKGAAEGRISQIGTAISDGQVSGWYIPKYVADAHPDIKTVDDAMKHPELFPAPEDPSKGGVIQGPQGWGDTVVTAQLYKAMDGDKKGFMLIPSGSAAALDGAITKAYERKQGFIAAYWAPTSLLVKYPMVRLEGAHDDAEWARCTSKQDCPDPKPNYWKQAEMVTLASSKFTKRDDVGPVKEYLAKRSWTQAEVGKVMLWMTENQANGEDGAKWFIKNMPEVWTKWVPADVAEKVKAAL, via the coding sequence ATGAGAAGAGTACTATTTTCTGCCGTTGCCCTCGGAGGGCTGCTGTGCGGGGGTGCCGCGCAGGCGGCCTGCGGCGACATCACGTTAGCGGTGTTCAGCTGGCAGTCGGCCGAGGCCATGTCCAATGTCGACAAGCTCATTCTTACGAACGGCTATGGCTGCAACGCCACGACGGTTGCGGGTGACACCGTGCCGACCATCACCGCGATGGTCGAGAAGGGCCAGCCTGATATTTCGCCCGAATCGACGCCAAGCCTGCTCGGTGACGTCTACACCAAAGGCGCCGCCGAGGGACGCATCAGCCAGATCGGCACGGCGATCAGCGACGGACAGGTTTCGGGCTGGTACATCCCCAAATATGTCGCGGATGCGCATCCCGATATCAAAACCGTCGACGACGCCATGAAGCATCCGGAGCTGTTTCCGGCTCCGGAAGACCCTTCGAAAGGCGGCGTCATCCAGGGGCCTCAGGGTTGGGGCGACACGGTTGTGACGGCGCAGCTGTATAAGGCCATGGATGGTGACAAGAAGGGCTTCATGCTGATCCCGAGCGGCTCGGCGGCAGCTCTCGACGGCGCCATCACCAAGGCCTACGAGCGCAAGCAGGGCTTTATCGCGGCTTACTGGGCGCCGACATCCCTTCTGGTGAAGTATCCGATGGTGCGTCTGGAAGGCGCGCATGACGACGCCGAGTGGGCACGTTGCACTTCGAAGCAGGACTGCCCCGACCCGAAGCCGAACTATTGGAAACAGGCTGAGATGGTGACGCTGGCCAGCAGCAAGTTCACCAAGCGTGACGACGTCGGCCCGGTCAAGGAATATCTGGCCAAGCGCAGCTGGACCCAGGCTGAAGTCGGCAAGGTGATGCTGTGGATGACCGAGAACCAGGCGAACGGCGAGGATGGGGCCAAGTGGTTCATCAAGAACATGCCGGAAGTCTGGACCAAGTGGGTCCCGGCTGACGTCGCCGAAAAGGTCAAGGCCGCGCTCTAA
- a CDS encoding proline/glycine betaine ABC transporter permease gives MDWLFKFPQLNPEGLLTAKRAIDGSLRALTRVYGESIENFFYPLQRVLIFFEEVISSAPWPLVVLVLAAVAWFAARKWSVVLAVVGTLIAIGLIGLWQDAMKTISLVFTATIFSIAIGLPLGILMNRYKRVGGAMQTVLDVMQTMPPFVYLIPVVMLLGIGRVPGFIAVVIYAIPPIIRLTDLGIRLVDKEVLEAADAYGCSRGQKLWKVQMPLAMPTIMAGINQTIMMALGMVVIASMIGVQGLGLNVLQAIANQYFTQGIFNGFAIVGIAIIFDRISQAYGHRLQKHRGTAHE, from the coding sequence ATGGATTGGCTGTTCAAATTCCCGCAATTGAACCCTGAAGGCCTGCTGACTGCCAAACGGGCAATCGACGGTTCCCTCCGGGCCCTCACACGCGTCTACGGCGAGTCGATCGAGAATTTCTTTTACCCGCTGCAGCGTGTTCTGATCTTCTTCGAAGAGGTAATTTCGAGCGCACCCTGGCCGCTCGTGGTGCTTGTGCTGGCCGCCGTGGCGTGGTTTGCAGCGCGTAAGTGGAGCGTGGTTCTGGCCGTCGTGGGAACGCTGATCGCGATTGGCCTCATCGGCCTGTGGCAGGATGCGATGAAGACGATTTCGCTCGTCTTTACGGCAACGATCTTCTCCATTGCCATCGGCCTGCCGCTCGGCATCCTGATGAACCGCTACAAGCGCGTGGGCGGCGCCATGCAGACGGTGCTCGACGTCATGCAAACGATGCCGCCTTTCGTCTATCTCATTCCGGTGGTCATGCTGCTGGGCATCGGCCGCGTGCCTGGCTTCATCGCCGTGGTGATCTATGCCATCCCGCCGATCATCCGCCTCACCGACCTCGGCATCCGCCTGGTCGACAAGGAAGTCCTGGAGGCAGCGGACGCGTATGGCTGCTCGCGCGGGCAGAAGCTTTGGAAGGTCCAAATGCCACTCGCCATGCCGACGATCATGGCCGGCATCAACCAGACGATCATGATGGCGCTGGGAATGGTTGTCATTGCTTCGATGATCGGCGTGCAGGGACTCGGCCTGAACGTCCTGCAGGCCATCGCCAACCAGTATTTCACACAAGGCATCTTCAACGGCTTTGCCATCGTGGGCATCGCGATCATCTTCGACCGCATCAGCCAGGCCTACGGACATCGCCTACAGAAGCATCGGGGTACAGCACATGAATAA
- a CDS encoding betaine/proline/choline family ABC transporter ATP-binding protein (Members of the family are the ATP-binding subunit of ABC transporters for substrates such as betaine, L-proline or other amino acids, choline, carnitine, etc. The substrate specificity is best determined from the substrate-binding subunit, rather than this subunit, as it interacts with the permease subunit and not with substrate directly.) has protein sequence MNKSDASIEIRDLYKIFGRSPERYVNAVQNGLSKSELGKKHGHILGLSNINISMPAGKIQVVMGLSGSGKSTLIRHINRLIEPTSGSIIIEGRNILEMSELELREFRRNKTAMVFQRFALLPHRTVIDNVTFGLEVRGVEKGKAREIGTRWIERVGLVGFEQRYPEELSGGMQQRVGLARALSNDASILLMDEAYSALDPLIRTDMQTMLLELQAELKKTIVFITHDLDEALRLGDQIVILRDGSIIQQGDSQEILLRPADDYIARFVKDVNRGRFIRIDAVMEPAPRSDDRSLPKLKSGSTLEVAAKELTNSSHDTAVVTGDSDQPLGLVSLRQITAALSSGIAA, from the coding sequence ATGAATAAGAGCGATGCGTCGATCGAAATACGCGATCTGTACAAGATATTTGGCCGGTCTCCGGAGCGATACGTCAACGCTGTCCAGAACGGGTTGTCAAAATCCGAACTCGGAAAGAAGCACGGACATATTCTTGGGCTGAGCAACATCAACATCTCCATGCCCGCCGGCAAGATCCAGGTCGTGATGGGATTGTCCGGATCCGGCAAGTCGACGCTGATCCGGCACATCAACCGCCTGATCGAGCCAACGTCCGGCTCGATCATAATCGAAGGACGCAACATTCTTGAAATGTCCGAGCTGGAGTTGCGGGAATTCCGCCGCAACAAGACGGCGATGGTGTTTCAGAGATTTGCCCTGCTGCCGCACAGGACCGTGATCGACAACGTGACGTTCGGGCTTGAGGTCCGCGGGGTCGAGAAGGGCAAGGCTCGCGAGATCGGCACGCGCTGGATCGAGCGCGTGGGCCTCGTCGGGTTTGAGCAGCGCTATCCCGAAGAATTGTCCGGCGGCATGCAACAGCGGGTCGGGCTGGCGCGCGCTCTCAGCAACGATGCCTCGATTCTTCTGATGGACGAAGCCTACTCGGCTCTCGATCCGCTGATCAGGACCGATATGCAGACCATGCTTCTCGAATTGCAGGCGGAGCTGAAGAAGACCATCGTCTTCATTACTCACGACCTGGACGAGGCGCTGAGGCTCGGCGACCAGATCGTCATCTTGCGGGACGGGTCGATCATCCAGCAGGGCGACAGCCAGGAAATCCTCTTGAGACCCGCCGACGACTACATCGCGAGGTTCGTGAAGGACGTCAATCGCGGGCGTTTCATAAGGATCGATGCCGTCATGGAACCCGCCCCGCGATCCGACGACAGGTCGCTGCCGAAGCTGAAGTCCGGCTCGACGCTCGAAGTCGCCGCCAAGGAACTGACGAACTCTTCCCATGACACGGCCGTCGTCACCGGCGACAGCGACCAGCCTCTCGGACTGGTTTCCCTTCGTCAGATCACGGCGGCTCTATCATCGGGCATCGCCGCGTGA
- a CDS encoding cupin domain-containing protein produces the protein MKANERSESTAETWSIEGGSSARSGIRAPVLGSRYFSSSSAEWEPTDASGFWIKPLYEDAARGEKTMLMKVDAGAYAGSHTHPGEFEQIYVIEGSFYDQDHTLGPGEYCCRAPDAAHSSGSKDGALVLLIYTRREPAADE, from the coding sequence ATGAAAGCCAATGAGCGCAGCGAGTCCACCGCGGAGACCTGGTCCATAGAAGGTGGCAGTTCAGCAAGATCTGGCATTCGAGCGCCTGTCCTGGGCTCCCGATATTTTTCGTCAAGCTCGGCGGAATGGGAGCCCACGGACGCTTCGGGATTTTGGATAAAGCCTCTGTATGAAGATGCCGCGCGCGGCGAGAAAACCATGCTGATGAAGGTCGATGCCGGCGCATATGCGGGCAGTCACACCCATCCGGGAGAGTTCGAGCAGATCTATGTGATCGAAGGATCCTTCTACGATCAGGATCACACGCTTGGGCCGGGTGAGTATTGTTGCAGGGCGCCGGACGCCGCGCACAGTTCAGGGTCCAAAGATGGGGCGCTGGTTCTGTTGATCTACACCAGACGCGAACCAGCCGCCGATGAGTAA
- a CDS encoding trimethylamine methyltransferase family protein: protein MTAQLQVSRRGGREARRTIRTAPKIDMLPTLKRGLPVVEPMDAEQVERIHEASLAILEEVGVVFRDPIAIEDWKRAGADVRADDRVHLDRGLVMELIKTIPSKIEYFARDPAKNVELGGPKSIFVPMTGAPYMRDLDDVRRGPTIADLGTFHKLAHMMPALHSSAHHIVEPMDIVVAHRHLHITYSSMKHSDKMFMGMTTSPKNAEDVLDMCEILFGEGFLETHAVATGNCNGNSPLVWDQVMLGAMRAFCRRNQPVLCSPFVLGGANTPASTAAAVAQLNAEALSALAYTQVIRKGCPAIYGHYLSTVSMQSGAPMAGTPEISLMNFMIGQMARRYNVPWRTSNLLGGAKVFDAQAGYESAMTMMAVLMSGANYIWHSAGWNEAGMHCSIAKFVVDAEVCSMGYRMTQGVQWDDFDEALAAVRDVGPGGHYLGHPHTQANFERAFFIPKLFDNNSIEQWYADGSKDIKQRALEHARRLLAEYEGPTLDIAKDEELRAYIDRRSREIPAVDALNEDY, encoded by the coding sequence ATGACTGCTCAACTGCAAGTTTCTCGTAGAGGCGGCCGGGAAGCGCGGCGCACGATCCGCACGGCACCGAAGATCGACATGCTGCCGACGCTGAAGCGGGGCCTGCCGGTTGTGGAGCCGATGGATGCCGAGCAGGTCGAGCGTATCCACGAGGCTTCGCTCGCGATCCTCGAAGAGGTCGGCGTGGTGTTTCGCGATCCGATCGCGATCGAGGACTGGAAGAGGGCAGGGGCCGATGTGCGCGCGGACGACCGCGTCCATCTCGACCGCGGCCTGGTCATGGAACTCATCAAGACCATTCCTTCCAAGATCGAATACTTCGCTCGCGATCCGGCGAAGAATGTCGAACTCGGTGGGCCGAAGTCGATTTTCGTGCCGATGACCGGCGCGCCCTACATGCGCGACCTCGACGACGTCAGGCGTGGCCCGACGATCGCCGACCTCGGTACCTTCCACAAGCTGGCGCACATGATGCCGGCGCTGCATTCGTCGGCGCACCACATCGTCGAGCCAATGGACATTGTCGTTGCGCATCGGCACCTGCACATCACCTATTCGTCGATGAAGCATTCGGACAAGATGTTCATGGGCATGACCACCTCGCCCAAGAATGCCGAGGATGTGCTCGACATGTGCGAGATCCTCTTCGGCGAAGGCTTTCTCGAGACGCATGCGGTGGCGACGGGCAATTGCAACGGCAATTCACCGCTGGTCTGGGACCAGGTCATGCTCGGCGCCATGCGCGCTTTCTGCCGGCGCAACCAGCCGGTGCTGTGCTCGCCCTTCGTTCTCGGCGGCGCCAACACGCCGGCCTCCACGGCGGCGGCCGTGGCGCAGCTCAACGCGGAGGCGCTTTCGGCGCTCGCCTACACGCAGGTGATCCGCAAAGGCTGCCCCGCAATCTATGGGCACTATCTGTCGACCGTGTCGATGCAATCGGGAGCGCCGATGGCGGGAACGCCGGAAATCTCGCTGATGAATTTCATGATCGGCCAGATGGCTCGCCGCTACAACGTTCCCTGGCGCACATCCAACCTGCTCGGGGGCGCCAAGGTCTTCGATGCGCAGGCCGGCTATGAAAGCGCCATGACCATGATGGCGGTGCTGATGTCGGGCGCCAACTACATCTGGCATTCGGCCGGCTGGAACGAAGCCGGCATGCACTGCTCGATCGCGAAGTTCGTCGTCGACGCCGAGGTCTGCTCGATGGGCTATCGCATGACGCAGGGCGTCCAGTGGGACGACTTCGACGAAGCTCTTGCTGCCGTGCGCGACGTCGGCCCGGGCGGCCATTATCTCGGCCACCCCCACACGCAGGCGAATTTCGAGCGGGCCTTCTTCATCCCAAAGCTTTTCGACAACAACTCGATCGAGCAGTGGTACGCGGACGGCTCCAAGGACATCAAGCAGCGGGCGCTTGAGCATGCCCGTCGGCTGCTGGCCGAGTATGAAGGGCCCACTCTCGATATTGCGAAAGACGAGGAACTGCGCGCCTATATCGACCGTCGATCGCGCGAGATCCCGGCGGTGGACGCGCTGAACGAGGACTACTGA